One Chroicocephalus ridibundus chromosome 22, bChrRid1.1, whole genome shotgun sequence DNA window includes the following coding sequences:
- the TMEM221 gene encoding transmembrane protein 221, with product MPAAYPQRALTVLLLFGTLAAAMALLASSLIFQLPSGRAGPAAGAGAGRGALPEPAAAVLLPVSAVLAALCLVLNVSCLLLCLLHGYFSTELCRGQPGPDRADWFLLDSRMVRHAAIGLFCCGVSVYLTALAIYMLLLFELEAGIASACILSSGIIVLLITVTHALVRASQVSRRSRSEVSHTLYENDSAQHGESSASDLNNKNVAAPRPRPEIHREFSFPPFLEHKSQLGSPASSNLTSSGSPGLRSEKESYNPPRTHRTLSAESGLLQAQGKPWNGVTQEMRNVLSRKPGASGKDSTLV from the exons ATGCCCGCCGCCTACCCGCAGCGGGCCCTGACGGTGCTGCTGCTCTTTGGCACGTTGGCCGCCGCCATGGCCCTGCTCGCCTCCAGCCTCATCTTCCAGCTGCCGTCGGGGCGGGCCGGTCccgctgccggtgccggtgccggtcgAGGGGCTCTACCGGAGCCGGCGGCCGCCGTGCTGCTGCCGGTGTCGGCCGTGCTGGCCGCGCTCTGCCTGGTGCTCAACGtgagctgcctcctgctctgcctcctccacgGCTACTTCAGCACCGAGCTGTGCCGGGGGCAGCCCGGGCCCGACCG GGCAGACTGGTTCCTTCTGGACAGCCGGATGGTTCGCCACGCTGCCATCGGCTTGTTCTGCTGCGGCGTCTCAGTCTACCTAACAG CTCTCGCCATctacatgctgctgctgtttgaacTGGAGGCCGGCATTGCCAGCGCTTGTATCCTCTCCTCCGGCATCATCGTCCTGCTCATCACGGTGACGCACGCCCTGGTACGGGCTTCCCAGGTTTCACGCCGCAGCCGCTCCGAGGTTTCTCACACCCTGTACGAGAACGACTCTGCCCAGCACGGCGAATCCTCCGCCAGCGATCTCAACAACAAAAACGTGgctgcaccccggccccggcCTGAAATCCATCGGgaattttccttccctcctttcctggaGCACAAATCCCAGCTGGGCTCTCCGGCCAGCAGCAACCTCACCTCCTCGGGCAGCCCCGGGCTCCGCTCCGAGAAGGAGAGCTACAACCCGCCCCGGACGCACAGGACGCTGTCGGCAGAGTCAGGGCTGCTGCAGGCGCAGGGCAAGCCCTGGAACGGCGTCACACAGGAGATGAGGAACGTGCTGTCACGCAAACCTGGAGCCTCAGGCAAGGACTCGACTCTGGTGTGA